In Nicotiana tabacum cultivar K326 chromosome 21, ASM71507v2, whole genome shotgun sequence, one DNA window encodes the following:
- the LOC107768904 gene encoding protein AE7-like 1 isoform X2, whose amino-acid sequence MTLGLINANPVVHAKKERIARPEDHHAVDALDIYDFVRDIRDPEHPYSLEQLSVLSEESITVDEKLGRILITFTPTIQHCSMATVIGLCLREKLKNCFSPHFKGLLETTSLSSQGRGKVCVRTTLPQTLRCVIILG is encoded by the exons ATGACTTTGGGACTGATAAATGCAAATCCAGTGGTTCACGCCAAAAAGGAGAGGATCGCTCGCCCTGAAGATCATCACGCCGTTGATGCTCTCGACATTTATGAT TTCGTGAGGGATATAAGAGATCCAGAGCATCCGTATTCATTAGAGCAGCTGAGTGTACTCTCCGAAGAGTCCATTACTGTTGACGAGAAGCTTGGACGCATTCT GATTACTTTCACCCCAACCATCCAGCACTGTAGCATGGCAACTGTGATTGGCCTTTGTTTGAGAGAGAAGTTGAAGAATTGCTTCTCTCCTCATTTCAAG ggtctattggaaacaacctctctttcctcacaaggtaggggtaaagtctgcgtacgcACTACCCTCCCCCAGACCCTACGGTGTGTGATAATACTGG GTTGA
- the LOC107768904 gene encoding protein AE7-like 1 isoform X1, which produces MTLGLINANPVVHAKKERIARPEDHHAVDALDIYDFVRDIRDPEHPYSLEQLSVLSEESITVDEKLGRILITFTPTIQHCSMATVIGLCLREKLKNCFSPHFKVDIKVAPGSHADEDSVNKQLNDKERVAAAMENPNLRQLVDECLYSSEL; this is translated from the exons ATGACTTTGGGACTGATAAATGCAAATCCAGTGGTTCACGCCAAAAAGGAGAGGATCGCTCGCCCTGAAGATCATCACGCCGTTGATGCTCTCGACATTTATGAT TTCGTGAGGGATATAAGAGATCCAGAGCATCCGTATTCATTAGAGCAGCTGAGTGTACTCTCCGAAGAGTCCATTACTGTTGACGAGAAGCTTGGACGCATTCT GATTACTTTCACCCCAACCATCCAGCACTGTAGCATGGCAACTGTGATTGGCCTTTGTTTGAGAGAGAAGTTGAAGAATTGCTTCTCTCCTCATTTCAAG GTTGATATAAAAGTGGCTCCTGGATCTCATGCGGATGAAGACTCAG TTAATAAGCAGTTGAATGATAAAGAACGGGTTGCTGCTGCCATGGAGAACCCAAATCTTCGCCAGCTTGTTGATGAGTGCCTCTATTCGAGTGAGCTTTAA